Proteins found in one Pieris napi chromosome 6, ilPieNapi1.2, whole genome shotgun sequence genomic segment:
- the LOC125050709 gene encoding protein piccolo-like isoform X3, translated as MAADSDGLGSCAASCGVVVTCEGDLRDPRFPARLRRLLRELRQLLAEPHPHTLKVNKVEPWNSVRVTLSVPRAAAARLRALAAAGAPQLRALGILSVQLDGDAAVSLRLQHGAEVRINTEADDAGTSRSQSNELLSNLGGIGRLLADDGASTSTEATPPRENFKSPNTVCPMDGKIPQNIPTPTDRCEFPFGSMTQARVIHRKENTLGLTATPLRGSSTEGQFVRPSTSSFPGPPPPYPAPTPPTPTSAPTVAMSSPLLVNLLQNDAPTPQPRPKAPHPAKLDRLEDSQVELAVGRAPFEYRGARPTLRPPTPTSSPIPSPSSPRPRPNFIRRAFVARPQPPTQYRAPPNATIVTRQRFPYPEFPPPPPPYRQAVPRPRPQPPRVTQEDLQALLPPPPTSMDQKTQSSFQVCEFQRYQQQYNARQRAASRAANAPQPDWNEPYRDTLGLALPELPDGCDLDQLLPSLPSDLNLDDTALSAISDLDSNKLDLLYEQEHSNPDALLQEITGVQYPLNGPDVPAQNEVPKDYGENNFMPPPPPPVPSKFQNSPNPPFKSPPPERINHLTNMPPPLRLPVRATASVSTATVGSQATAQEIEEQNKRYLIKTLMRDDEPPPPPPPKEPEKKPEVIVAQCKVRDGTETSEIFSKTDDDKKDDDKSKSKMIAKKDVKDDKSIAQKGGKPRSGAKEKPAVLKDKIVRDGKSAKVALTRPHVAKPSTPNAEAPKSPPGEKESIKLRLKLDKNEPVVQPVYKADISFNNQQPKPDKPAESEPRVPPLHISLRGRNSKVITNSKKEKKKLAPGELHKKVKIRKSIESDEKSHRRDSEESLATKSSDSTENSKTDEYLHVKNMKLNNHFDGDGIKTDVTGDNNVVYRMKTISKNAHIVTKHDYKLNNKIQNLDMKLKKKSKVLSDGKAIEKERDKEWRNDLLDKEGKYAQNEGYRETNNHEAKKKLPTKVEAKCDIKSSEVQSVDSECEKDGSEVRLCLSERTVGEEKEDNKLKRTLTDSAITSPNGLLSSEKKRKTTHSSCPDPPGSTNVGTIGGSRGDSPPASSQRTGAVSPRRKERPKDKSYCKLVAERTARPEAEKFTNRSPNSQAQGEDSGIESMDALSEKSPNQASQSPPGPQRKERLDMPRSTSPTSVQRIIGVIDPTPASDELLERLSLATGQPHYDPGPPDIDDIGDIEAELAKMHDHINGDDAPRRPLDVSNQTKEVKRTPTPVLRDDDKPPCQSIDRGNDQDKKEDIKLESNIAQKDEATKQERNVSPKKEKSEEFDNLPSRVSPPLYTYSNQEKSSTEGHEIKEEKSTVENGEAKNFETEKDKTEVKIERLPLKADFPDKSLLEQLLIEIPTPDYVSKRPESPSPSALERVARSSVRTRSSSKMNSPADGPKTPRLSPGLSKLERSDSPALQPRNCLRSSSVDKTSPKTATVANAKPVPGGKRKRRESESSCTSTVSIEEGLSPGRTKKKPRRVDQKPGIPAVGGKGKKDSDSDSDEPLICKVRGKGVKTVKPGVKVVKGAEGVGTRRSVRHGAAPTAPATPAPPNSTTVRRKTRSAVGEGTTASPSAVRRRRASRDGK; from the exons ATGGCAGCGGACAGCGATGGGCTAGGTTCGTGCGCTGCCTCGTGCGGCGTGGTCGTTACGTGCGAGGGCGACCTCCGCGACCCGCGCTTTCCCGCGCGCCTACGCCGGCTCTTGCGCGAACTGCGGCAGCTTCTCGCCGAGCCTCATCCGCACACGCTTAAAGTCAACAAG GTGGAGCCGTGGAACTCGGTGCGCGTAACGCTGTCGGTGCCGCGTGCGGCAGCGGCACGTTTGCGCGCGTTGGCGGCGGCGGGTGCTCCGCAACTGCGTGCGTTGGGCATTCTCTCCGTGCAGCTAGATGGAGATGCTGCCGTCTCTCTGCGGTTGCAGCACGGCGCAGAAGTTAGGATTAATACTGAAGCTGATG aTGCGGGTACATCGAGATCGCAATCTAACGAGCTTCTCTCGAACTTGGGTGGCATAGGCCGCCTTTTGGCCGACGATGGGGCTTCCACGAGCACCGAAGCCACCCCCCCGCGGGAGAACTTCAAGTCCCCGAACACCGTGTGCCCCATGGACGGCAAAATACCGCAGAACATTCCCACGCCGACCGATCGCTGTGAATTCCCCTTTGGCAGTATGACGCAGGCCAGGGTCATACACCGCAAGGAGAATACGTTAG GTCTAACGGCTACTCCTCTACGGGGAAGTTCAACGGAGGGGCAATTCGTGCGGCCCTCCACGTCGTCCTTTCCTGGCCCGCCGCCTCCCTATCCCGCTCCTACGCCCCCGACCCCTACTTCTGCCCCCACTGTCGCCATGTCTTCGCCCCTATTAGTCAATCTCCTCCAGAATGATGCGCCTACGCCGCAACCGAGACCGAAAGCGCCGCATCCGGCTAAGTTAGATCGGCTTGAGGATTCAcag GTGGAACTAGCCGTGGGTCGAGCGCCGTTCGAGTACCGCGGGGCACGGCCGACGCTGCGTCCCCCCACGCCGACGTCTTCTCCCATCCCCTCCCCTTCCTCCCCTCGACCCAGGCCGAACTTCATCCGCCGGGCATTCGTGGCGCGACCCCAACCCCCGACGCAGTATCGGGCGCCCCCCAACGCGACGATCGTCACCCGGCAACGGTTTCCGTATCCCGAGTTCCCTCCGCCCCCGCCCCCGTACAGGCAAGCGGTGCCCAGGCCTAGACCCCAGCCGCCGCGAGTCACTCAGGAAGACCTCCAGGCGTTGTTGCCGCCGCCGCCCACCTCTATGGATCAGAAGACGCAGTCCAGTTTCCAGGTATGT GAGTTCCAGCGGTATCAGCAGCAATACAACGCCCGGCAGCGCGCCGCGTCCCGCGCCGCCAACGCCCCGCAGCCCGACTGGAACGAGCCCTACCGGGACACGTTGGGACTGGCCTTGCCCGAATTGCCCGACGGCTGCGACCTCGACCAGCTGCTTCCCTCTCTCCCCTCGGACCTCAATCTGGACGACACCGCCCTCTCCGCCATCTCCGACCTCGACTCCAATAAGCTCGATCTCCTCTACGAGCAGGAGCACTCCAACCCCGATGCCCTGCTGCAGGAGATCACCGGTGTCCAGTATCCCCTGAACGGGCCCGACGTGCCCGCCCAGAACGAAGTGCCTAAAGACTACGGCGAGAACAACTTTATGCCGCCGCCGCCGCCGCCCGTGCCTTCCAAGTTCCAGAACAGTCCGAATCCACCTTTCAAGTCGCCCCCTCCCGAAAGGATCAACCATCTGACGAATATGCCCCCTCCCCTGAGACTCCCCGTGAGGGCCACGGCTTCGGTCTCGACGGCGACGGTCGGCTCGCAGGCGACGGCTCAGGAGATCGAGGAGCAGAACAAACGGTATCTCATCAAAACTCTCATGAGAGACGACGAGCCGCCTCCGCCGCCGCCTCCCAAGGAGCCCGAGAAGAAGCCGGAGGTCATCGTCGCCCAGTGTAAAGTCAGAGATGGAACCGAAACGTCGgagattttttctaaaacgGACGACGACAAGAAGGATGACGACAAATCGAAAAGCAAAATGATTGCGAAGAAGGACGTCAAGGATGATAAATCGATCGCGCAGAAAGGCGGGAAACCCCGGAGCGGGGCCAAAGAGAAGCCCGCGGTCCTGAAGGATAAGATTGTGCGCGACGGAAAGTCTGCCAAAGTTGCCTTAACGCGGCCTCACGTCGCGAAACCCTCGACGCCCAACGCCGAGGCGCCGAAGTCTCCCCCCGGGGAGAAAGAGTCCATCAAGTTGCGGCTCAAGCTCGATAAGAACGAGCCCGTCGTCCAACCCGTGTACAAAGCGGATATTAGCTTTAATAACCAGCAACCCAAGCCCGATAAACCGGCGGAAAGTGAGCCCAGGGTGCCTCCTCTACACATAAGCTTACGGGGGCGGAATTCCAAAGTTATAACGAATtctaaaaaagaaaagaaaaaattagcCCCGGGCGAGTTACACAAAAAGgtgaaaataagaaaatctatTGAGTCCGATGAAAAATCTCATCGAAGGGATTCGGAAGAATCTCTGGCCACAAAATCGAGTGATAGCACGGAGAATTCGAAGACTGATGAGTATTTACacgtaaaaaatatgaaactcAACAACCACTTCGACGGCGATGGGATCAAAACGGACGTCACCGGGGACAATAACGTAGTCTATAGAATGAAGACGATATCGAAGAACGCGCATATCGTGACCAAACACGactacaaattaaataacaaaattcagaatttagatatgaaattaaaaaagaaatcgaAAGTCCTCAGCGACGGTAAGGCGatagaaaaagaaagagaTAAAGAGTGGAGGAACGATTTGCTAGACAAGGAGGGGAAATACGCGCAAAACGAGGGTTACAGAGAGACAAACAATCACGAGGCAAAGAAGAAGTTACCGACGAAAGTCGAGGCAAAATGTGATATTAAATCCAGTGAAGTGCAATCGGTTGACAGTGAATGTGAAAAAGACGGCAGTGAAGTGAGACTGTGTCTTAGTGAAAGGACAGTGGGTGAGGAGAAAGAGGACAATAAGTTAAAACGGACACTCACCGATAGTGCTATCACCTCCCCCAATGGGCTCTTATCCTCTGAGAAGAAGAGGAAGACCACACATAGTTCCTGTCCAG ATCCTCCTGGATCGACAAACGTAGGCACGATAGGTGGATCCCGGGGGGACTCCCCGCCCGCCTCTAGTCAGCGAACAGGCGCCGTCTCACCCAGGAGGAAGGAGCGCCCCAAGGACAAGTCCTACTGCAAACTCGTCGCGGAGAGAACCGCCCGCCCCGAAGCTGAGAAATTCACTAACAGGTCGCCCAACTCCCAAGCGCAAGGGGAAGACTCGGGAATAGAATCCATGGATGCCTTATCGGAGAAATCCCCTAATCAAGCCAGCCAATCGCCCCCCGGTCCCCAGAGGAAAGAACGCCTCGATATGCCCAGATCGACCAGTCCCACCTCAGTCCAGAGGATAATCGGTGTCATCGACCCTACCCCCGCTTCTGATGAACTTTTAGAAAGGCTATCGCTGGCCACGGGGCAACCCCATTATGACCCCGGGCCCCCAGATATCGATGACATAGGGGACATCGAAGCGGAACTGGCCAAGATGCACGACCACATAAACGGGGACGACGCGCCTAGGAGACCGCTCGATGTAAGCAATCAGACCAAAGAAGTTAAAAGAACACCCACACCTGTACTGAGAGACGACGACAAGCCGCCTTGCCAAAGTATAGATAGAGGAAATGACCAAGACAAGAAAGAAGATATCAAGCTGGAAAGTAATATTGCTCAAAAGGATGAAGCGACGAAACAGGAGAGAAACGTTTCGCCGAAAAAAGAAAAGAGTGAAGAGTTTGATAACTTACCAAGCAGAGTTTCGCCTCCTCTCTATACGTATTCTAATCAAGAAAAGTCGTCAACGGAAGGACATGAGATAAAGGAAGAAAAATCCACCGTCGAAAATGGTGAGGCAAAAAATTTCGAGACCGAAAAAGATAAGACAGAGGTCAAAATAGAAAGATTACCACTCAAAGCGGATTTCCCCGATAAGAGCTTATTAGAGCAATTGCTGATAGAGATACCGACGCCCGATTACGTCAGCAAACGGCCCGAGTCGCCCTCACCATCCGCCTTAGAAAGGGTCGCGCGGAGCAGCGTGCGCACGAGATCCAGCAGCAAAATGAACAGCCCCGCGGACGGACCCAAAACTCCGCGGCTCAGTCCGGGTCTAAGTAAGCTCGAGCGGTCCGATTCACCCGCGCTTCAACCGAGGAACTGCTTGAGAAGCAGTTCCGTCGACAAAACCAGTCCTAAAACGGCCACCGTCGCCAACGCCAAACCCGTCCCCGGGGGAAAGCGAAAACGTCGCGAGTCAGAAAGTTCATGCACGTCCACCGTTAGCATAGAGGAGGGTCTATCGCCGGGCCGGACGAAGAAGAAACCCAGACGGGTGGATCAGAAACCAGGGATCCCGGCGGTCGGCGGGAAAGGGAAGAAGGATTCGGATAGCGATAGTGACGAGCCGTTGATCTGCAAGGTGCGGGGGAAGGGGGTGAAGACAGTGAAACCGGGGGTAAAGGTGGTGAAAGGGGCAGAAGGGGTGGGGACGAGACGGTCCGTGCGCCACGGGGCAGCACCCACCGCGCCTGCCACGCCGGCGCCGCCCAACAGCACCACTGTCAGGCGGAAAACGAGGAGTGCTG